One region of Pangasianodon hypophthalmus isolate fPanHyp1 chromosome 15, fPanHyp1.pri, whole genome shotgun sequence genomic DNA includes:
- the rpl37 gene encoding 60S ribosomal protein L37 has product MTKGTSSFGKRRNKTHTLCRRCGSKAYHLQKSTCGKCGYPAKRKRKYNWSAKAKRRSTTGTGRMRHMKVVFRRFRNGFREGTVPKPRRAAVAASSSS; this is encoded by the exons ATG ACGAAGGGAACTTCGTCTTTTGGAAAGCGTCGCAATAAGACGCACACTCTGTGCCGCCGCTGCGGCTCCAAAGCCTATCACCTGCAGAAATCTACATGCGGCAAGTGCGGCTATCCTGCCAAGCGCAAGAGAAAGT ATAACTGGAGTGCCAAGGCCAAGAGGCGCAGCACCACCGGAACTGGCCGTATGAGACACATGAAGGTCGTGTTCCGCAGATTCAG gaatGGATTCCGTGAAGGAACCGTCCCCAAGCCCCGGCGGGCAGCAGTGGCTGCATCCAGCTCCTCATAA